One region of Phycisphaerae bacterium genomic DNA includes:
- a CDS encoding glycoside hydrolase family 65 protein — translation MSNDWSIIESPFHVETAKAYEGLFTLGSGYLHVRGSLEEHLAGAPQNVSYTRLPANVTSERFADTKSKWGTYVPGVFGRHPLLNNEMINLPFFLGLAPIVDDERLDMESAQITGYRRELRLDTATLIRT, via the coding sequence ATGTCGAACGACTGGTCCATCATTGAATCACCATTTCATGTCGAGACCGCCAAGGCCTATGAGGGGCTGTTCACCCTCGGAAGCGGCTATCTGCACGTTCGGGGCTCGCTGGAGGAGCACTTGGCGGGTGCGCCGCAAAACGTCAGCTACACGAGACTTCCGGCCAACGTGACCAGCGAACGGTTCGCCGACACGAAGTCCAAGTGGGGGACATACGTCCCCGGCGTTTTCGGCCGTCATCCGCTCCTTAACAACGAGATGATCAACCTGCCGTTCTTTCTGGGCCTCGCGCCGATCGTCGACGACGAGCGGCTCGACATGGAGAGTGCTCAGATAACAGGCTATCGGAGAGAGCTGCGGCTCGATACGGCGACACTGATTCGAACGTT